One stretch of Trichomycterus rosablanca isolate fTriRos1 chromosome 3, fTriRos1.hap1, whole genome shotgun sequence DNA includes these proteins:
- the cremb gene encoding cAMP responsive element modulator b isoform X1 — translation MNLETQQEAFISHFQVVFKVKISMDTKFAHAQVQTQIHLSRTTDSAFQQQALVSPRNEKCQVDMLDLNKEKVFFSKYPDRRNFGLERPVVPMVADRSDEGASSASARVPDFYNPELKHFGSVQIDSSQQSYHTFSMSTLINSQTGDQYATQSGNSNHHSYAPSDKVVTRGTTGDMSAYQMSSPMSSLSQGVGMVTSTGPLLSPLQSSLHSSQQLDEEASRKKELRLLKNRVAAKECRRRKKQYLQCLEQRLSMLEMQNKKLMDELEYMKEICARKSSCCTHVCVKKEK, via the exons tGAAAATATCCATGGATACAAAATTTGCTCATGCACAAGTTCAGACCCAAATACATTTATCCAGGACTACAGATTCTGCATTTCAACAG CAAGCGCTGGTGAGCCCTAGAAATGAGAAATGTCAAGTGGATATGTTGGACTTGAACAAGGAAAAGGTGTTTTTTTCTAAATACCCCGACAG GAGAAATTTTGGTTTAGAAAGACCTGTAGTCCCAATGGTTGCAGACAGATCAGATGAAGGAGCTTCCTCAGCCAGTGCTCGAGTACCAGATTTCTACAATCCCGAATTAAAACACTTTG GCAGTGTGCAGATTGATAGCAGCCAGCAGAGTTATCATACTTTCAGCATGTCCACTTTAATAAACTCACAGACTGGCGACCAGTATGCCACCCAATCTGGAAATAGCAATCATCACAGCTATGCTCCTTCTGACAAGGTGGTAACTCGAG gTACCACTGGAGACATGTCAGCCTATCAGATGAGTTCTCCCATGTCCAGCCTGTCTCAGGGTGTAGGGATGGTGACGTCTACAGGCCCTCTGCTCAGCCCTCTACAAAGCTCTCTCCACAGCTCTCAGCAACTAGATGAGGAGGCCTCACGCAAGAAGGAGCTCCGTTTGTTGAAGAACAG GGTGGCAGCCAAAGAATGTCGACGACGGAAAAAACAGTACCTACAGTGCCTAGAGCAGCGACTTAGCATGCTGGAGATGCAGAACAAGAAGCTCATGGACGAACTAGAGTATATGAAGGAGATTTGTGCCAGGAAGTCCA GTTGTTGTACACATGTTTGTGTGAAGAAGGAAAAATAG
- the cremb gene encoding cAMP responsive element modulator b isoform X2 translates to MRQQCYPPSHLKISMDTKFAHAQVQTQIHLSRTTDSAFQQQALVSPRNEKCQVDMLDLNKEKVFFSKYPDRRNFGLERPVVPMVADRSDEGASSASARVPDFYNPELKHFGSVQIDSSQQSYHTFSMSTLINSQTGDQYATQSGNSNHHSYAPSDKVVTRGTTGDMSAYQMSSPMSSLSQGVGMVTSTGPLLSPLQSSLHSSQQLDEEASRKKELRLLKNRVAAKECRRRKKQYLQCLEQRLSMLEMQNKKLMDELEYMKEICARKSSCCTHVCVKKEK, encoded by the exons tGAAAATATCCATGGATACAAAATTTGCTCATGCACAAGTTCAGACCCAAATACATTTATCCAGGACTACAGATTCTGCATTTCAACAG CAAGCGCTGGTGAGCCCTAGAAATGAGAAATGTCAAGTGGATATGTTGGACTTGAACAAGGAAAAGGTGTTTTTTTCTAAATACCCCGACAG GAGAAATTTTGGTTTAGAAAGACCTGTAGTCCCAATGGTTGCAGACAGATCAGATGAAGGAGCTTCCTCAGCCAGTGCTCGAGTACCAGATTTCTACAATCCCGAATTAAAACACTTTG GCAGTGTGCAGATTGATAGCAGCCAGCAGAGTTATCATACTTTCAGCATGTCCACTTTAATAAACTCACAGACTGGCGACCAGTATGCCACCCAATCTGGAAATAGCAATCATCACAGCTATGCTCCTTCTGACAAGGTGGTAACTCGAG gTACCACTGGAGACATGTCAGCCTATCAGATGAGTTCTCCCATGTCCAGCCTGTCTCAGGGTGTAGGGATGGTGACGTCTACAGGCCCTCTGCTCAGCCCTCTACAAAGCTCTCTCCACAGCTCTCAGCAACTAGATGAGGAGGCCTCACGCAAGAAGGAGCTCCGTTTGTTGAAGAACAG GGTGGCAGCCAAAGAATGTCGACGACGGAAAAAACAGTACCTACAGTGCCTAGAGCAGCGACTTAGCATGCTGGAGATGCAGAACAAGAAGCTCATGGACGAACTAGAGTATATGAAGGAGATTTGTGCCAGGAAGTCCA GTTGTTGTACACATGTTTGTGTGAAGAAGGAAAAATAG
- the cremb gene encoding cAMP responsive element modulator b isoform X4, with translation MDTKFAHAQVQTQIHLSRTTDSAFQQQALVSPRNEKCQVDMLDLNKEKVFFSKYPDRRNFGLERPVVPMVADRSDEGASSASARVPDFYNPELKHFGSVQIDSSQQSYHTFSMSTLINSQTGDQYATQSGNSNHHSYAPSDKVVTRGTTGDMSAYQMSSPMSSLSQGVGMVTSTGPLLSPLQSSLHSSQQLDEEASRKKELRLLKNRVAAKECRRRKKQYLQCLEQRLSMLEMQNKKLMDELEYMKEICARKSSCCTHVCVKKEK, from the exons ATGGATACAAAATTTGCTCATGCACAAGTTCAGACCCAAATACATTTATCCAGGACTACAGATTCTGCATTTCAACAG CAAGCGCTGGTGAGCCCTAGAAATGAGAAATGTCAAGTGGATATGTTGGACTTGAACAAGGAAAAGGTGTTTTTTTCTAAATACCCCGACAG GAGAAATTTTGGTTTAGAAAGACCTGTAGTCCCAATGGTTGCAGACAGATCAGATGAAGGAGCTTCCTCAGCCAGTGCTCGAGTACCAGATTTCTACAATCCCGAATTAAAACACTTTG GCAGTGTGCAGATTGATAGCAGCCAGCAGAGTTATCATACTTTCAGCATGTCCACTTTAATAAACTCACAGACTGGCGACCAGTATGCCACCCAATCTGGAAATAGCAATCATCACAGCTATGCTCCTTCTGACAAGGTGGTAACTCGAG gTACCACTGGAGACATGTCAGCCTATCAGATGAGTTCTCCCATGTCCAGCCTGTCTCAGGGTGTAGGGATGGTGACGTCTACAGGCCCTCTGCTCAGCCCTCTACAAAGCTCTCTCCACAGCTCTCAGCAACTAGATGAGGAGGCCTCACGCAAGAAGGAGCTCCGTTTGTTGAAGAACAG GGTGGCAGCCAAAGAATGTCGACGACGGAAAAAACAGTACCTACAGTGCCTAGAGCAGCGACTTAGCATGCTGGAGATGCAGAACAAGAAGCTCATGGACGAACTAGAGTATATGAAGGAGATTTGTGCCAGGAAGTCCA GTTGTTGTACACATGTTTGTGTGAAGAAGGAAAAATAG
- the cremb gene encoding cAMP responsive element modulator b isoform X5, with amino-acid sequence MAVLGEETESGTTGDMSAYQMSSPMSSLSQGVGMVTSTGPLLSPLQSSLHSSQQLDEEASRKKELRLLKNRVAAKECRRRKKQYLQCLEQRLSMLEMQNKKLMDELEYMKEICARKSSCCTHVCVKKEK; translated from the exons ATGGCTGTATTAGGAGAGGAGACAGAATCAG gTACCACTGGAGACATGTCAGCCTATCAGATGAGTTCTCCCATGTCCAGCCTGTCTCAGGGTGTAGGGATGGTGACGTCTACAGGCCCTCTGCTCAGCCCTCTACAAAGCTCTCTCCACAGCTCTCAGCAACTAGATGAGGAGGCCTCACGCAAGAAGGAGCTCCGTTTGTTGAAGAACAG GGTGGCAGCCAAAGAATGTCGACGACGGAAAAAACAGTACCTACAGTGCCTAGAGCAGCGACTTAGCATGCTGGAGATGCAGAACAAGAAGCTCATGGACGAACTAGAGTATATGAAGGAGATTTGTGCCAGGAAGTCCA GTTGTTGTACACATGTTTGTGTGAAGAAGGAAAAATAG
- the cremb gene encoding cAMP responsive element modulator b isoform X3, with protein sequence MNLETQQEAFISHFQVVFKVKISMDTKFAHAQVQTQIHLSRTTDSAFQQQALVSPRNEKCQVDMLDLNKEKVFFSKYPDRRNFGLERPVVPMVADRSDEGASSASARVPDFYNPELKHFGSVQIDSSQQSYHTFSMSTLINSQTGDQYATQSGNSNHHSYAPSDKVVTRGTTGDMSAYQMSSPMSSLSQGVGMVTSTGPLLSPLQSSLHSSQQLDEEASRKKELRLLKNREAARECRRKKKEYVTCLENHVAVLENQNKMLMEELKTLKSLYSHETE encoded by the exons tGAAAATATCCATGGATACAAAATTTGCTCATGCACAAGTTCAGACCCAAATACATTTATCCAGGACTACAGATTCTGCATTTCAACAG CAAGCGCTGGTGAGCCCTAGAAATGAGAAATGTCAAGTGGATATGTTGGACTTGAACAAGGAAAAGGTGTTTTTTTCTAAATACCCCGACAG GAGAAATTTTGGTTTAGAAAGACCTGTAGTCCCAATGGTTGCAGACAGATCAGATGAAGGAGCTTCCTCAGCCAGTGCTCGAGTACCAGATTTCTACAATCCCGAATTAAAACACTTTG GCAGTGTGCAGATTGATAGCAGCCAGCAGAGTTATCATACTTTCAGCATGTCCACTTTAATAAACTCACAGACTGGCGACCAGTATGCCACCCAATCTGGAAATAGCAATCATCACAGCTATGCTCCTTCTGACAAGGTGGTAACTCGAG gTACCACTGGAGACATGTCAGCCTATCAGATGAGTTCTCCCATGTCCAGCCTGTCTCAGGGTGTAGGGATGGTGACGTCTACAGGCCCTCTGCTCAGCCCTCTACAAAGCTCTCTCCACAGCTCTCAGCAACTAGATGAGGAGGCCTCACGCAAGAAGGAGCTCCGTTTGTTGAAGAACAG GGAAGCCGCGCGGGAATGCCGACGGAAGAAGAAAGAGTATGTCACGTGTCTGGAGAATCACGTGGCCGTGCTCGAAAATCAAAACAAGATGCTCATGGAAGAACTCAAGACCCTGAAAAGCTTGTACTCTCACGAAACTGAATAA
- the cremb gene encoding cAMP responsive element modulator b isoform X6, which produces MAVLGEETESGTTGDMSAYQMSSPMSSLSQGVGMVTSTGPLLSPLQSSLHSSQQLDEEASRKKELRLLKNREAARECRRKKKEYVTCLENHVAVLENQNKMLMEELKTLKSLYSHETE; this is translated from the exons ATGGCTGTATTAGGAGAGGAGACAGAATCAG gTACCACTGGAGACATGTCAGCCTATCAGATGAGTTCTCCCATGTCCAGCCTGTCTCAGGGTGTAGGGATGGTGACGTCTACAGGCCCTCTGCTCAGCCCTCTACAAAGCTCTCTCCACAGCTCTCAGCAACTAGATGAGGAGGCCTCACGCAAGAAGGAGCTCCGTTTGTTGAAGAACAG GGAAGCCGCGCGGGAATGCCGACGGAAGAAGAAAGAGTATGTCACGTGTCTGGAGAATCACGTGGCCGTGCTCGAAAATCAAAACAAGATGCTCATGGAAGAACTCAAGACCCTGAAAAGCTTGTACTCTCACGAAACTGAATAA